In Myxococcus virescens, one genomic interval encodes:
- a CDS encoding class I SAM-dependent methyltransferase, translated as MARRGASWMAESVAPSLRAWWMRGRRVTLVPLAVTTSTKVDAALVREARAVAARWGVPFLARRAKESVAPWLGTKAAALLVVGGDGVTLWDAEGSFGFHAGMAHLRRMRLRAGEPDAFVRVAELRAGDSVLDCTLGLAQDAMVASLAVGPSGRVVGLERSLALGVVAGEGLRRYALGEDSGPIEVVHADAREYLKTLPSRAFDVVFFDPMFAKPRKSQPAFDMLRRFAEHAPLTQATLEEARRVARRWVVVKGAKYTDDLRKLGLEDEPGSRFTDVIWGRVGPSVEP; from the coding sequence GTGGCGCGACGCGGAGCGTCGTGGATGGCGGAATCCGTTGCTCCTTCGCTGCGGGCATGGTGGATGCGAGGCAGGAGGGTGACCCTGGTACCGCTGGCGGTGACGACGAGCACGAAGGTGGACGCGGCGCTGGTGCGCGAGGCGCGGGCCGTGGCGGCGCGGTGGGGTGTGCCCTTCCTGGCTCGGCGCGCGAAGGAGAGCGTGGCGCCGTGGCTGGGGACGAAGGCGGCGGCGCTCTTGGTGGTGGGCGGTGACGGCGTGACGCTGTGGGACGCGGAGGGGTCGTTCGGGTTCCACGCGGGCATGGCGCACCTGCGGCGGATGCGGCTGCGGGCGGGGGAGCCGGATGCCTTCGTTCGGGTGGCGGAGCTTCGCGCCGGGGACTCGGTGCTGGACTGCACGCTGGGGCTGGCGCAGGACGCGATGGTGGCGTCGCTGGCGGTGGGGCCCTCGGGGCGCGTGGTGGGGCTGGAGCGGAGCCTGGCGCTGGGGGTGGTGGCGGGGGAGGGGCTGCGGCGCTATGCGCTGGGCGAGGACTCAGGGCCCATCGAAGTGGTGCACGCGGATGCGCGCGAGTACCTGAAGACGTTGCCGTCGCGCGCGTTCGACGTTGTCTTCTTCGATCCGATGTTCGCGAAGCCGCGCAAGTCACAGCCGGCGTTCGACATGCTGCGCCGCTTCGCGGAGCACGCGCCGCTGACGCAGGCGACGCTGGAGGAAGCCCGGCGCGTGGCGCGGCGGTGGGTGGTGGTGAAGGGCGCGAAGTACACGGACGACCTTCGCAAGCTGGGCCTGGAGGACGAGCCCGGCTCGCGCTTCACCGACGTCATCTGGGGCCGCGTGGGGCCCTCCGTCGAGCCGTGA
- a CDS encoding HAD-IG family 5'-nucleotidase: protein MCLSPLAPSLSPFRPIPGGPASDPLHGSFRSPLNRARAEDAAQRADGLLADEELTRLLTSPRERRVVVQRARDIFVNRNLRMASVELFGFDMDYTLAIYHMRRLEQLSFDMTLAKLVSEYGYPPVVGGLLYDHHFVMRGLAVDRVNGNILKMDRFGHVGRAYHGLRPLKREISRELYRNKRVRLRNPQFAWNDTLFALPETCLFAGIIELLESLGHTVQYGKLYDDIREAIDTVHRDNSLKREVRKDLARYVFLDPELGPALHKLRSGGKRLFLLTNSAWDYTDAVMKYLLDGQLAEYPSWRNYFDVVVTSAGKPGFFTDSHPFLELDASTEEGRVVGEATSLERGKVYSGGNLARFEELTGFRGENILYVGDHIYGDILKSKKSSLWRTCMVVQEIEDEITYTATRQEEIGTLSQVEVLRERLDDEVNHHKTLLNILDRRLEREQLAPDERLGVEELRKQTKAELDRMRRALKEANEVADTLEQDVEEGFNPYWGLLFKEGNENSRFGYQVEQYACLYTSRVSNFLHHSPMQYYRSPRDKMAHEQAGALSARLSPMGSEGPPKGAGNE from the coding sequence ATGTGTCTGAGTCCCTTGGCACCATCACTTTCCCCGTTCCGTCCCATCCCGGGTGGGCCCGCGTCGGACCCGCTTCACGGGAGCTTCCGTTCTCCCCTCAATCGAGCCCGCGCCGAGGACGCCGCGCAGCGAGCCGATGGTCTGCTCGCCGACGAGGAGCTCACGCGGCTGCTCACGTCCCCCCGCGAGCGCCGGGTGGTGGTGCAGCGGGCGCGGGACATCTTCGTCAACCGCAACCTGCGCATGGCCAGTGTCGAGCTGTTCGGCTTCGACATGGATTACACGTTGGCCATCTATCACATGCGCCGGCTGGAGCAGCTGTCGTTCGACATGACGCTGGCGAAGCTGGTGAGTGAGTACGGCTATCCGCCGGTGGTGGGCGGGCTGCTGTACGACCATCACTTCGTGATGCGCGGGCTGGCGGTGGACCGCGTCAACGGCAACATCCTGAAGATGGACCGCTTCGGCCACGTGGGCCGCGCGTACCACGGGCTGCGCCCGCTGAAGCGCGAGATCTCGCGCGAGCTGTACCGGAACAAGCGCGTGCGGCTGCGCAACCCGCAGTTCGCGTGGAACGACACGTTGTTCGCGCTGCCGGAGACGTGCCTGTTCGCGGGCATCATCGAGTTGCTGGAGTCGCTGGGGCACACGGTCCAGTACGGCAAGCTGTACGACGACATCCGGGAGGCCATCGACACGGTGCACCGGGACAACTCGCTCAAGCGCGAGGTGCGCAAGGACCTGGCGCGCTACGTGTTCCTGGACCCGGAGCTGGGGCCGGCGTTGCACAAGCTGCGCTCGGGTGGGAAGCGGCTGTTCCTGCTGACGAACTCCGCGTGGGACTACACGGACGCGGTGATGAAGTACCTCCTGGACGGGCAGCTCGCGGAGTACCCGAGCTGGAGGAACTACTTCGACGTGGTGGTGACGTCGGCGGGCAAGCCGGGCTTCTTCACCGACTCGCACCCCTTCCTGGAGCTGGATGCCTCCACGGAGGAGGGCCGCGTGGTGGGCGAGGCCACTTCGCTGGAGCGCGGCAAGGTGTACTCGGGCGGCAACCTGGCGCGCTTCGAGGAGCTGACGGGCTTCCGGGGCGAGAACATCCTGTACGTGGGCGACCACATCTACGGCGACATCCTGAAGTCGAAGAAGTCGTCGCTGTGGCGCACGTGCATGGTGGTCCAGGAGATTGAGGACGAAATCACGTACACGGCGACGCGGCAGGAGGAGATTGGAACGCTGTCGCAGGTGGAGGTGCTCCGCGAGCGCCTGGACGACGAGGTGAACCACCACAAGACGCTGCTCAACATCCTGGATCGGCGGCTGGAGCGAGAACAGCTGGCACCGGACGAGCGGCTGGGCGTGGAGGAACTCCGCAAGCAGACGAAGGCGGAGCTGGACCGGATGCGGCGGGCCTTGAAAGAGGCCAACGAGGTCGCGGACACGCTCGAGCAGGACGTGGAGGAAGGCTTCAATCCGTACTGGGGCCTGCTCTTCAAGGAAGGCAACGAGAACAGCCGCTTTGGCTACCAGGTGGAGCAGTACGCCTGTCTGTACACGAGCCGGGTGTCGAACTTCCTGCACCATTCGCCCATGCAGTACTACCGCTCACCGCGGGACAAGATGGCCCACGAGCAGGCCGGAGCCCTGTCCGCCCGGCTGTCCCCGATGGGCAGCGAAGGCCCTCCGAAGGGCGCAGGGAACGAGTAG
- a CDS encoding Uma2 family endonuclease codes for MSRGKNRKPATYEDIEQLPVGWVGEIVDDSLYASPRPAYGHLRAAARLTSLLAHAFELSHEGPGSWWFLVEPELHLARDVVVPDMAGWRRERLPEPPDPELPWISTAPDWLCEVLSPSTRSLDRVRKMPLYFREGVASMWLIDPVRQSLEVYRRGTTSWVRSQLFTGNVTVNAEPFEVLPLDLGLLWTPRMGGTTAQP; via the coding sequence ATGAGCAGGGGCAAGAATCGGAAACCAGCGACCTACGAGGACATCGAGCAGCTTCCGGTCGGCTGGGTCGGAGAAATCGTCGATGACTCGCTGTACGCCTCGCCCAGGCCCGCCTACGGGCACCTGCGCGCTGCCGCCCGGCTGACGAGCCTCCTCGCGCATGCCTTCGAACTCTCACATGAGGGGCCTGGGAGCTGGTGGTTCCTGGTGGAACCTGAACTCCATCTGGCTCGCGATGTGGTGGTGCCCGACATGGCCGGGTGGCGCCGCGAGAGGCTGCCAGAGCCCCCAGACCCCGAGCTGCCCTGGATCAGCACTGCGCCAGATTGGCTGTGCGAAGTCCTGTCCCCCTCCACGCGAAGCCTGGACCGGGTCCGAAAGATGCCGCTGTACTTCCGCGAAGGCGTTGCGAGCATGTGGCTCATCGACCCCGTGCGCCAGTCCCTGGAGGTCTACCGGCGTGGGACCACGAGCTGGGTCCGGAGCCAGTTGTTCACGGGGAACGTCACCGTGAACGCGGAGCCGTTCGAGGTCCTCCCCTTGGACCTGGGCCTGTTGTGGACGCCGCGAATGGGAGGCACCACCGCGCAGCCGTGA